One window from the genome of Buchnera aphidicola (Neophyllaphis podocarpi) encodes:
- the metG gene encoding methionine--tRNA ligase produces the protein MIKHKKEKMIVTCALPYANGPIHLGHILEHVQADIWVKYNRMLGNEVWFICADDSHGTPIMLKADEIGIKPKILIDNVLIDHKKDFSSFNIAYDNYHSTHSFDNLLLLKKIYFKLKNLNLIKEKKVLQFFDNKKKMFLPDRLIKGICPICRAIDQYGDACESCGSIYNALELIKPISVLTNQTPILCNSTHLFFDLPFFSKFLKNWVFSGVLQDSVSNKISEWFKSGLKQWDISRDAPYFGFKIPNYPGKFFYVWLDATIGYISTFKNLCNKNKNLYFDEFWCKNSKSKLYHFIGKDIIYFHGLFWPAILEAINFRKPTKIFVHGYLNINNIKLSKSKGYFIKARDFTKYLDSDCLRYYYATKSSSNINDINIDLYDLMYRFNSDIVNKLVNLASRSVSFINKYFNNYLSEKLEDPNLYIFFIDNIKYIKTCFSNRNFKLVTKKVMVLTDTANKYFDDLKPWSLINKNNENYLHNICSMTVNLFKVLITFLVPIMPNLANKSSKMLKSKLTFNNLHIPLLSHRISKFKFLCKRIDYNTINLILKK, from the coding sequence ATGATAAAACATAAAAAAGAGAAAATGATTGTAACTTGTGCTTTGCCTTATGCAAATGGTCCTATTCATCTAGGGCATATTTTAGAGCATGTTCAGGCTGATATTTGGGTTAAATACAATAGAATGTTAGGTAATGAAGTTTGGTTTATATGTGCTGATGATAGTCATGGTACTCCTATAATGCTAAAAGCTGATGAGATTGGAATAAAACCTAAAATTTTAATAGATAATGTTTTAATTGATCATAAAAAAGATTTTAGTTCTTTTAATATCGCTTATGATAATTATCATTCTACTCATAGTTTTGATAATTTATTACTTCTAAAAAAAATATATTTTAAATTAAAGAATCTTAATTTAATAAAAGAAAAAAAAGTTCTACAATTTTTTGATAATAAAAAAAAAATGTTTTTACCTGATAGATTAATTAAAGGTATTTGTCCTATTTGTAGAGCGATAGATCAATATGGAGATGCATGTGAATCTTGTGGTTCAATATATAATGCTCTTGAACTTATAAAACCAATATCCGTTTTAACTAATCAGACTCCAATACTATGTAATTCTACTCATCTGTTTTTTGATTTACCTTTTTTTTCTAAATTTTTAAAAAATTGGGTTTTTTCCGGTGTTTTACAAGATTCTGTTTCTAACAAAATATCTGAATGGTTTAAAAGTGGTTTGAAACAGTGGGATATATCAAGAGATGCCCCTTATTTTGGTTTCAAAATACCTAATTATCCAGGTAAATTTTTTTATGTTTGGTTAGATGCTACTATAGGTTATATAAGTACTTTTAAAAATTTATGCAACAAAAATAAAAATTTATACTTTGATGAATTTTGGTGCAAAAATTCTAAAAGTAAATTATATCATTTTATTGGAAAAGATATAATTTATTTTCATGGTTTATTTTGGCCTGCAATATTAGAAGCTATTAATTTTCGCAAACCTACAAAAATATTTGTACATGGTTATTTAAATATAAATAATATAAAATTATCTAAATCTAAAGGTTACTTTATTAAAGCTAGAGATTTTACTAAATATTTAGATTCAGATTGTTTAAGATATTATTATGCTACTAAATCATCATCTAATATTAATGATATAAATATTGATTTATATGATTTAATGTATAGATTTAATTCTGATATTGTAAATAAATTAGTTAATTTAGCTTCTAGAAGTGTTTCTTTTATTAATAAATATTTTAATAATTATTTATCTGAAAAATTAGAGGATCCTAATTTATATATATTTTTTATTGATAATATAAAATATATCAAAACATGTTTCAGCAATAGAAATTTTAAATTAGTTACAAAAAAAGTCATGGTTTTAACTGATACAGCTAATAAGTATTTTGATGATTTAAAACCTTGGAGTTTAATAAATAAAAATAATGAAAATTATTTGCATAACATATGCTCTATGACTGTAAATTTATTTAAAGTGTTAATAACATTTTTAGTTCCTATAATGCCCAATTTAGCAAATAAATCATCAAAAATGTTA